One Brassica napus cultivar Da-Ae chromosome A1, Da-Ae, whole genome shotgun sequence genomic region harbors:
- the LOC125584062 gene encoding aluminum-activated malate transporter 8-like, whose amino-acid sequence MEMDLNAQVKKAGFFQRLKEFPSKLKDGVTKRIKNVQKFGKDDPRRIIHSLKVGLSLTLVSMLYYVRPLYNSFGVSGMWAILTVVVVSEFTVGGTLSKGLNRGFATLIAGALGVGAVHLARFCGDKGEPIVLGIFVFSLGAAATFSRFFPRIKQRYDYGALIFILTFSMVAVSGYRTDEILVMAYQRLSTILIGGTICILVSIFVFPVWAGEDLHKMVANNIIKLANSLEGFEGEYFPSSEKTSKETNSCVQQYKSILTSKSTEDTLANLARWEPGHGRFRLRHPWTKYLKIAGLVRQCAFHFEILNGYVLSDVKIPQDFISKIQEPCSIMSREACEALKAIAKSIKTMKRDSVCVNAHIENSKNAIQNLRIALKTSSPETEKDLLEIIPGVTMASILIEIVNYVEKISEAVEEFSGLAHFKETLDPKVSPELGQHQLLHRGSVKPVLEGDSEEENNSSPHVVINVHDEQPPTTSEKIVSGVQKTRVGVV is encoded by the exons ATGGAGATGGACTTGAATGCTCAAGTGAAGAAAGCAGGATTCTTCCAAAGGCTTAAGGAGTTCCCTAGCAAGCTTAAAGACGGCGTCACCAAGCGCATAAAGAATGTGCAAAAGTTTGGTAAAGATGATCCAAGACGGATCATCCATTCCTTAAAAGTGGGACTTTCTCTCACATTAGTATCAATGCTGTACTATGTACGGCCTCTTTATAATAGCTTCGGGGTTTCGGGTATGTGGGCGATACTAACCGTAGTCGTAGTCTCCGAGTTCACTGTCG GTGGGACACTTTCAAAAGGTTTAAACAGAGGTTTTGCAACATTAATAGCCGGTGCCTTAGGGGTTGGTGCAGTACACCTTGCTAGATTCTGTGGAGACAAAGGAGAGCCGATTGTTCTTGGGATATTCGTGTTCTCACTAGGCGCAGCTGCAACATTTTCGCGGTTTTTTCCAAGGATTAAACAGAGATATGACTATGGTGCCTTGATTTTCATACTCACATTCAGCATGGTTGCCGTTTCGGGTTACCGTACAGATGAAATATTGGTTATGGCATATCAAAGACTATCCACCATTCTTATTGGTGGAACGATATGCATCCTTGTATCGATCTTCGTTTTTCCTGTATGGGCAGGCGAAGATCTTCACAAGATGGTTGCTAATAACATTATCAAACTCGCTAACTCTTTAGAAG GTTTCGAGGGTGAATATTTTCCATCATCGGAGAAGACTTCAAAGGAGACAAATTCGTGTGTTCAACAATACAAAAGCATTCTAACATCAAAAAGCACGGAAGATACTTTG GCGAATCTTGCGAGATGGGAACCGGGACATGGCCGATTCAGGCTACGCCATCCATGGACAAAGTACTTAAAGATCGCAGGACTCGTACGTCAATGCGCCTTTCATTTTGAAATCCTCAATGGCTATGTTCTCTCTGACGTTAAG ATACCGCAAGATTTCATAAGCAAGATTCAAGAGCCATGCTCGATCATGAGCAGAGAAGCTTGTGAAGCCCTAAAAGCCATAGCCAAATCTATCAAAACAATGAAGAGAGACAGTGTTTGTGTTAATGCACATATTGAAAACTCCAAAAATGCCATACAAAACCTAAGGATTGCACTCAAAACGTCTTCTCCAGAGACAGAGAAAGATCTCTTGGAGATCATTCCCGGAGTCACAATGGCGTCAATATTGATCGAGATCGTTAATTACGTCGAGAAGATCTCCGAGGCTGTGGAAGAATTCTCCGGTCTGGCACACTTTAAAGAGACTCTGGATCCAAAAGTGTCACCGGAATTAGGACAACATCAACTACTTCACAGGGGAAGTGTAAAGCCTGTTCTAGAGGGTGACAGCGAGGAAGAAAACAATAGCTCTCCTCATGTTGTTATCAATGTCCATGATGAACAGCCACCAACAACCAGCGAAAAAATAGTTTCGGGCGTACAGAAGACGAGAGTAGGTGTCGTGTAG